One genomic segment of Syntrophales bacterium includes these proteins:
- the uvrB gene encoding excinuclease ABC subunit UvrB, with amino-acid sequence MTKFRMVTEFEPKGDQPQAIARLVEGLELGYDHQVLLGVTGSGKTFTIANVIQAVQRPALIIAHNKTLAAQLYEEFKTLFPENAVEYFVSYYDYYQPEAYIPSTDTYIEKDSAINEEINKLRHSATHSLLERNDVIIVASVSCIYGLGSPEAYYGMLLTVEEGMELPRDEMLRRLVEIQYVRNDIDFHRGTFRVRGDVVEIFPPYEEDRAMRIEFLGDTIESISMVDPLRGKKLIHPHKMSIYPGSHYVTTRDNMRMAIASIKEELMVRLEELRAQNKLLEAQRLEQRTRFDIEMMEEMGYCQGIENYSRHLTGRKPGEPPPTLMEYLPLNALIIGDESHVTIPQLVGMYKGDRSRKETLVNYGFRLPSALDNRPLMFKEYENFRHPRIYISATPANYELRKAGGRVVEQIIRPTGLMDPEIVVKPAHHQVDDLLGEIREREGKGERVLVTTLTKRMAENLTSYYQGLGVRVRYLHSDIHTLERVNIIRDLRLGKFDVLVGINLLREGLDIPEVSLVAILDADKEGFLRSERSLIQTSGRAARNVSGQVIMYSDRVTDSIRACLSETNRRRTMQQRYNEERHITPETIKKSISRILTSVYEADYVTVPIVSEKMEAYISEEDITSKITQLREEMKRAAKNLEFERAAALRDQIKELSSLMLTVG; translated from the coding sequence ATGACCAAATTTCGCATGGTGACGGAATTTGAGCCAAAGGGCGACCAGCCGCAGGCGATTGCACGGCTGGTCGAGGGCCTGGAGTTGGGGTACGACCATCAGGTGCTTCTCGGTGTGACAGGTTCGGGCAAGACCTTTACCATCGCCAATGTGATCCAGGCCGTCCAGAGGCCTGCCCTGATCATCGCCCATAACAAGACCTTAGCAGCCCAGCTCTACGAAGAATTCAAGACCCTCTTCCCCGAAAACGCCGTCGAGTACTTTGTCAGCTATTATGACTATTATCAGCCCGAGGCCTATATCCCCAGTACAGACACCTATATTGAGAAAGACTCCGCGATTAACGAAGAGATTAACAAACTGCGCCATTCTGCCACCCATTCTCTCTTAGAGCGGAATGATGTCATTATTGTGGCCAGTGTTTCCTGTATCTATGGACTCGGTTCTCCCGAGGCCTATTATGGCATGTTGCTCACGGTGGAAGAGGGTATGGAACTCCCCCGGGATGAGATGCTACGGAGGCTGGTGGAGATCCAGTATGTGCGCAATGACATTGATTTTCACCGGGGCACCTTCCGTGTCCGGGGTGATGTAGTGGAAATCTTCCCCCCTTACGAGGAAGACAGGGCAATGAGGATAGAATTTTTGGGAGACACCATAGAATCCATCTCTATGGTAGATCCTCTCCGGGGAAAGAAACTGATCCATCCCCATAAGATGTCCATCTACCCCGGCAGTCACTATGTGACGACGAGGGACAACATGAGAATGGCTATTGCCTCCATCAAGGAGGAACTGATGGTCAGACTTGAGGAGTTGCGTGCACAGAACAAGCTGCTCGAGGCCCAGCGGCTGGAACAGCGGACCAGATTCGACATCGAGATGATGGAAGAGATGGGCTACTGCCAGGGTATTGAAAATTATTCCCGTCATCTCACCGGCAGAAAGCCAGGAGAGCCGCCCCCCACCCTGATGGAGTATCTCCCTCTCAATGCCCTGATCATCGGCGATGAGAGTCACGTTACCATACCCCAGTTGGTGGGGATGTACAAAGGTGACAGATCGCGTAAGGAGACCCTTGTCAATTATGGTTTTCGACTCCCCTCTGCACTTGATAACCGTCCCCTGATGTTTAAAGAATACGAAAACTTTCGCCACCCAAGAATCTACATCTCGGCTACTCCCGCCAACTATGAATTAAGGAAAGCCGGTGGACGAGTGGTGGAACAGATTATCAGGCCAACCGGCCTGATGGATCCGGAGATTGTTGTGAAACCTGCACACCACCAAGTTGACGATCTCCTCGGGGAGATCCGTGAAAGGGAGGGGAAGGGCGAACGGGTCCTGGTCACCACTCTCACCAAAAGAATGGCGGAAAACCTCACCTCCTACTACCAGGGTCTCGGGGTCAGGGTGAGGTATCTCCATTCCGACATCCATACCCTGGAGCGGGTGAACATTATTCGTGATCTGAGACTCGGTAAGTTTGATGTCCTGGTGGGGATCAATCTTTTACGTGAGGGGCTCGATATTCCGGAAGTTTCTCTGGTAGCCATTCTTGATGCTGATAAAGAGGGGTTTCTGCGCTCTGAACGCTCACTGATACAGACCAGTGGAAGGGCTGCCAGAAATGTATCAGGCCAGGTCATCATGTATAGCGACAGGGTAACTGATTCGATACGGGCATGTCTTAGCGAGACGAACAGAAGGAGGACGATGCAACAGCGATATAATGAGGAGCGCCATATAACACCGGAGACCATCAAAAAATCTATCTCTCGTATCCTGACCTCGGTTTACGAGGCCGATTACGTAACGGTGCCGATAGTCTCAGAGAAGATGGAGGCATACATTTCAGAGGAAGACATCACTTCCAAGATCACGCAATTAAGAGAGGAAATGAAAAGGGCGGCAAAGAATCTTGAGTTTGAAAGGGCGGCAGCATTGCGCGACCAGATCAAAGAACTCTCCAGCCTGATGCTAACAGTGGGGTGA